AGGGAAATCTCCTTTGGATTGGGTTCACTCGCGAGATACGGTAACGCGAACTCCACCGGTACAGAACTAAATTGATGTTCGTAGTAGTCAATTTCAATTGCAAAGGCGGTGTTACGGCTCCGCGAGTGGGCCACTCCGTCATGTTCCCTCTGAACTGGTGCGGAAGATAATTCGCAAATTCAATTCTTCAAATTATTTAAGTCGAATCGACCAGTCAACCACCGGAAGCCCCTCCGAGCTGCGGACCTGACGAAGTGAGAGACACATCAGGACGCTGGTGCGTGACACAAAGAGATTTATTACTATTGTCATACCCATAGAGATGTTTATGGCGATGATGTGACGCCCTTATCGCTTCCTTGCCGACGGACATCGCCGAGAGGTGTGCAGTGGAAGGCGCCGGCGCTTCGCAGGACGCACGAGAAGCGACACCCGAACTCGTGCCCCCGATCACGGGCAGCCGCCTGGCGCGGTTTGAAGGGTACGTGTCGGCGTTCCGTCCCGTATTTCACCGTTCCGATCAGCTCCTTCGGTTTCGCGCCTACGTCCGTGGCCTTCTCGAACGAACCGAGCGCAAGAACGTCGAGTCGATCGCGACCGCGGCCCGGCGGGTGATGATGGTCGAATCGAATCTCGGGCAGGCGCTCCAGCACTTCGTTAGCCACAGCCCGTGGGACGCCCGACGACTGCTCGCGGCCGTGCGGAACTTCTCCGTTGCGCCTCGGCCCGACCCGGCCGCGATCTGGGTCGTACACGATGGCGTATTTGCCAAGAAGGGGCGCCACTCCGTCGGGGTCCAGCGCCAGTACGCGCGCTCGGTGGGAAAGAAGATCAACTGCCAGGTCGGGGTGTTCGTCGCGCGCGTCGGGCCGGCGGGCTATTTCCCGCTCGCCGCGAGACTGTACCTCCCGGCGTCGTGGTTGCGCGAGCACGCGGACTCGGACGAGCGGGCGCTACCCGCCGAGTACCGCGAACCGGCGACGAAAGCCGAGATCGCGCTGCGGTTGATCGACGACCTGCGCAGCGAGGGCGATGCGCCGGGCGCGGTTACCGGGGAGGCAGAGTACATTGGCGGAACGGGCTTCCGAGACGGACTGACCGCGCGCGGCCTCGTCGCTCGGGAGGATCTCGCCGCTCCGCTCGCGGAAGCCCGACGACGGTTCGAGTGGTTGAAAAATGAATTGGGGCTGGATCACTTCGAGGGCCGCGCCTGGCACGGCTGGCACCACCATGTGAGCCTGGTGTTTGCCGCTTACGGCTTCCTCTGTGGCGAGGAGGGCATGGAATTGCCGCCCTTCCGAGCGCCCACTCCTCTTCCCTCAGTCGACTGAACATCGCCGCAATCTTCTGCAGTGCGAACGGACCGCCACGAGTTAACAAAAACAGCCCCGCAGTGCTTTGAGCATTGCGGGGCACGGGTCGTTCGTTCGGTTTTAGATACGCGCCCGAGAATGAGCCGCGACCACACGAGAGCGTGACACGTCTCCTGGGAGAATCACTCGTGCGTGTGGTCCGCTCGCACGAACATCGAAGGAGATTCCGTCCGCGTCAGTTACGCGAGAATTGCGGAATGCGGCTCCGCTTCGGGCGGAGTTGTTCGCGCGTGCGTTCTGCGGCGACACGGTAGATTTCCTGAATCTGTGCTTGCTGGTTCGGCGCAAACGCCATGAACATAGGACACGGGACGAACGCGCTCATTCCCGCGCTCATTCCGCAGAACACGGGCACTGCGATAGGTGTCGGATCGAGTTGAGCAAGTTGGTCCCGGAATCGATGCTCTACCATGTCAAGCCCCTCGCAGCGACCAATAGCGAATCATTACTAATCAGGTATCCATAGTGCCTTATCTATTGCAATTGTAACCGCGCCAGTGGAGAAAGCAACTCGATCTGGGTATCGAAAGCAAATTTCCTCCGGTTTCTGCACATTTCGCAGGTGATTTCGTGAAGAAAATCTCGACTGCTCGAGTGATAATCAATTGCGAGCTCCGCGGTAATGATTGGTCCTATTTCCGCCACGGATGAGGAGATTTCACGGACGATCGGTGCCAGTCGACTGGTGGGTGGACGTGGTTCAGGAAGGTTCATCGCTGCGAACAGAACTCGTACCGCGAAATGAAGAAGTTGAAGATTGGGAAGCAGCTCGAGGATTCTCACTGGCCGGCGGATATCAGTTGTCCGTCTGAACAATTCTGTGGTGTGGGGCTCATCCCAATTGGGCACGGTGGGGGAAAATGCTCCCTGGTAATGGAAGCGTCCTCGCGACCAGATTGGCCGGAGGACGCGAGTCATCAGCGGTAAGCGAACTCTCAGGGGTAGGTAACGAGTTACTTCTTACCCTTGAGTTTGATTTCGGTGACCGTCTTCTTGTCCTTGTCCACGGTGATCTCGAATTTGTCCCCTTCCTTGGCCTTCTCACCAAAGTATTTCAGCACGTTCTCCAGTTTGGCGTCCTTCTCCCCGCGCTTCACTTTGGTGTCGTCCGTGATCTTGTACGTCGCGGTTTTGTCGTCTTCCTTGATCGTCAGTTCTTTCTTGTCGGTGTCGTACTTCACGAACGCCACCTCACTGGCAATGGCCAATCCGATCGTTAAAACGAATGCTAAGCCGGCCAGAACGAACTTACGCATGGGTAGCTCCTTATGTTGGGGCGATGAGGCGCGAAGCCCGGCTCGCGCAGGTGCCGAGCGAAATGTTGCACGAAGTGATTCAGCCGCCCGAACCGCTCACAACTCAAACTCCGCCTCTCCCCTCAGAGCGATGTCGGATCGGCCGGGGGCTGAACCACGTCGTTAATATGACTAGCCACATTCCTTTGGTCAACATTGATTGGGGCCGATTGTGCATTATCGCACGATGTTCGAGTCCACTCCGTCAGGTCTGGTGGGTGTGGAACTGCTGGAGCTAAAAAATGTGTAAAAAAATGCGCCCGATTGTCGCAACTCTGACGCCTGCTATATCAATTTCCAGCATGTCAGGGATGTCGTTTCCCGGACGGTGTTTACGGCGATCCGCTGAGGGCTCAGTCAGTGCCGCGTGGTTCCGTTTTTTGGTCCCAAATGGCGATCGGATCACAATCACGACCAAAGTTGTCGCAATTGCGTCTGCCCCGGGGAAGTTTAGAATCGCCGCAGAAGCCAACCGTACCAAGCACAAAAGCCGGAGACGATCATGGTGACTGCGATGATGAACCCGATGACCGCAATGCCGTCCTCATCCCCCGCGACCGGGATGGGAATGGGGATGCCGGCGGGCATGTCCCCGAACATGGTAATGGTCCCGCGCTGCACGATGAAGGTCGAGAAGTGCCCCGGCGGAATGAAAATCACGTGCATGTGCGACGATCCGGCCGCGTGCGTGATGATGCAGAACCTGTGCACCATGATGGCCGGCGGGATGTGCAGCATGTGTTGCACCATGAACGGCATGACCGTGTGCTGCTGCAACATGACGATGGCCGCGTGCAAGGTCGAGATGACCACGAACGGGTGCTGCGTCACCTGCACCAGCGGCGACAAGATGTGCTGCGACATGATCCAGGCGTGCTGCGACTGCATGATGACGTGCATGAAGTCCGGCTGCGCCTGCACGATGATGATGGGCGGCACCCCGGTGTGCTGCTGCATGTGCTGAGCGACACAACTTTCGGTTGCTGATCTCTCCCAGCAACACATTCACGAGCCCGCCGAACTTCAGTTCGGCGGGCTCGTTCATTTTCGCTCGCACTCCTTCCATCTCCACCGGCCCGACTTAACAGAGTCGGCTCTCACTTGTTGACGGTACGAAGTGTGAACCGCTAATATCGACCACCGCGGTCGACATTCGCCCCAGCAGTCCACCTCAACACGCGGCAGGACTTCCGATGAGGCTCTCGCGCAAGACGGATTACGCCCTTCGGGTTCTTCTCGCGCTCGCGGACCGCTGGGGGCAGGGGCCGATCTCGATGAACGAGCTGGCCAAGCAGAACGACGTGCCGAAGAAGTTTCTCGAACACATCATGCTCGACCTGAAATCGCAAAAGTGGGTGGAAAGCTCGCCGGGGCGGATGGGCGGGTACGTCCTCGCGCTTTCGCCGGAACGGATCACGCTCGGCCAAGTCGTGCGCCACTTCGACGGAATTCTCGCCCCGGTCGGGTGCGTGTCGATTTCGCACAACGAGGCGTGCAGCCAGGCGCCCACTTGCCGGTTCCGGCGCGTCCTCCTGGACATCCGCAACGTGACCGCGGCGCACATGGACAACGCGACGCTCGCACAGGTGGCCCGGAACGAACCCGTTGCCGACCGCGAAGTGTTCAGCCTGGAACTGGTCGGCGGGGACGGGATCTGACAGCGGCGGAGGGTGCGATGCCACGCGGAAAGACGTTCGACACGGTGACCGCCACCATTGGTGACACGCCGATGGTGCGCATCAACCGCTTGGTTCCGCCGGACCACGCGACCGTGTTCGCGAAGTGCGAGTTTTTCCAGCCGCTCAATAGCGTGAAGGACCGGATCGGAGTGGCGATGATCGAGGCCGGCGAGCGCGCCGGCGCGGTGACCGCCGATACGCACATCATCGAGCCGACCAGCGGGAACACCGGGATCGCGCTGGCGTTCGTGTGCGCGGCGAAGGGTTACCGGCTGACACTCACGATGCCGGAGTCGATGTCCGTGGAGCGCCGCGCGCTCCTGCGGGCGCTGGGAGCGCACTTGGTGCTCACCCCGGCGGCCGGGGGCATGCGCGGGGCGATCGCGCGGGCGAACGAACTGGTCGCCAAGACGCCCGCCGCGTGGATGCCGCAGCAGTTCGAGAACCCGGCGAACCCGGCCGTTCACGAGGCGACCACCGGCCCGGAAATCTGGGCGGACAGCGGGCACGACATTGATGCCGTCGTTGCGGGCGTCGGCACCGGTGGCACCATCACCGGCGTGACGCGCTTCGTCCGCCGGTTCAACCCGAACTTTCAGGCGATCGCGGTGGAACCGGTTCACTCCCCGGTCCTCAGCGGCGGCGCGCCCGGCCCCCACAAGATTCAGGGCATCGGCGCCGGGTTCGTGCCCAAAAACCTCGACCGGTCACTCGTGAACGACGTGGTGACCGTGACCAACGACGAGGCGTTCGAGTGGGCGCGCCGGCTGGCCAAGGAAGAGGGGCTGATGGTCGGCATCAGCAGCGGGGCGAACATGTGCGCGGCGGCGAAGGTCGCAGCCCGCCCGGACTTCCGCGGCAAGCGGATCGTCACGATCATGAACAGCTTGGGCGAGCGGTACCTGTCCACTCCGCTGTTCGAGGGACTGAGCGGGTGACCAGACTGAAGCGATGCCCACGCGAGTTGACGGAGTCGGTTCG
The Gemmata palustris DNA segment above includes these coding regions:
- a CDS encoding RrF2 family transcriptional regulator gives rise to the protein MRLSRKTDYALRVLLALADRWGQGPISMNELAKQNDVPKKFLEHIMLDLKSQKWVESSPGRMGGYVLALSPERITLGQVVRHFDGILAPVGCVSISHNEACSQAPTCRFRRVLLDIRNVTAAHMDNATLAQVARNEPVADREVFSLELVGGDGI
- the cysK gene encoding cysteine synthase A; the encoded protein is MPRGKTFDTVTATIGDTPMVRINRLVPPDHATVFAKCEFFQPLNSVKDRIGVAMIEAGERAGAVTADTHIIEPTSGNTGIALAFVCAAKGYRLTLTMPESMSVERRALLRALGAHLVLTPAAGGMRGAIARANELVAKTPAAWMPQQFENPANPAVHEATTGPEIWADSGHDIDAVVAGVGTGGTITGVTRFVRRFNPNFQAIAVEPVHSPVLSGGAPGPHKIQGIGAGFVPKNLDRSLVNDVVTVTNDEAFEWARRLAKEEGLMVGISSGANMCAAAKVAARPDFRGKRIVTIMNSLGERYLSTPLFEGLSG